TATTAAAATTGAAAACATTGTTGCTTCTGCAAGCATTGGAAAGGACATCGTCTTAACCGAAGTGTCCGAAGCTTTAGAAGGGGTTAATTTTAATCGTGAACAGTTTCCGGGATTAGTTTTTAAACTTAAAGATCCTAAAACAGCAGCATTAATTTTTAGCTCTGGTAAGCTTGTTTGTACTGGAGCAAAATCTATAGATGATTCTAAATTAGCAATCAAAAAGACTGTAGATTTAATGAGGACTATCGATACAGAAATTCCTCATGAATTCGATATTAAAATTCAAA
This is a stretch of genomic DNA from uncultured Methanobrevibacter sp.. It encodes these proteins:
- a CDS encoding TATA-box-binding protein: MTDVDIKIENIVASASIGKDIVLTEVSEALEGVNFNREQFPGLVFKLKDPKTAALIFSSGKLVCTGAKSIDDSKLAIKKTVDLMRTIDTEIPHEFDIKIQNIVASANLESTLNLEAVALELEDTEYEPEQFPGLVYRLSDPKVVLLLFGSGKVVCTGAKTKSDAKLGVERAYDRLSELDLI